The genomic window GGCCGCGGCAGCACCGACGAGCAGCTCTCCCGGGGCGGCACGGACGGCCAGGGCCACGGCCTGATCGGCATGCGTGAGCGGATCGGCATGGTCAGCGGCAGCCTGGATGCCGGCCCACGGCCCGGCGGCGGGTTCCGGATCCGCGCCGTGCTCCCCCTCAAGACCGCCCGATAAGGAGAACCCCCAGGTGACGATCCGCGTGATGCTCGTCGACGACCAGGAACTGCTGCGCACCGGCTTCCGGATGGTGCTGCAGTCACAGGCGGACATCGAGATCGCCGCCGAGGCGGGCGACGGCGCCCAGGCCGTCGAGGTGGCCGCCGCCAGCGAGGTCGACGTGATCCTGATGGACGTCCGGATGCCGCGGATGGACGGGGTGCAGGCCACCCGGCGGATCTGCCTGGAGCCCGACGGCACCCCCCGCGCGGGAGCGCCCAAGGTGCTCATCCTGACCACCTTCGACCTGGACGAGTACGCCTTCGCCGCGCTCAAGGCCGGGGCCAGCGGGTTCCTGCTCAAGGACGTGCCGCCGACCGAGCTGGTCACCGCGATCCGCGCGGTGCACGCGGGCGACGCGGTGGTCGCCCCGACCACCACCCGGCGGATGATCGACCGGTTCGCCGAGGTGCTGCCCGTCCCGCAGCCCGCCTCGGGGCCGCCCGCGCTGACCCCGCTGACCGAGCGCGAGCGGGAGGTCTTCCTGCTGGTCGCCCAGGGGCTGTCGAACAGCGAGATCGCCGCCGAGCTGGTGCTCTCCGAGGCCACCGTGAAGACCCACGTCGGGCGGATCC from Kitasatospora sp. NBC_01250 includes these protein-coding regions:
- a CDS encoding response regulator transcription factor encodes the protein MTIRVMLVDDQELLRTGFRMVLQSQADIEIAAEAGDGAQAVEVAAASEVDVILMDVRMPRMDGVQATRRICLEPDGTPRAGAPKVLILTTFDLDEYAFAALKAGASGFLLKDVPPTELVTAIRAVHAGDAVVAPTTTRRMIDRFAEVLPVPQPASGPPALTPLTEREREVFLLVAQGLSNSEIAAELVLSEATVKTHVGRILGKLGLRDRVQAVVLAYEAGLLRAGRA